The following are encoded together in the Panthera leo isolate Ple1 chromosome B4, P.leo_Ple1_pat1.1, whole genome shotgun sequence genome:
- the LOC122225607 gene encoding protein tyrosine phosphatase type IVA 1-like, whose product MARVNCSAPVKVTCKNLRFLILHNPTNATLNKFREELKKYGFTTILRVCEATYDTTLIEKEGIHILDWPFDDGVPPSSQIVDDWLSFVKIKFREEPGCCMAVCFVVGLGRTPVLVVLALIEGEMKYEDAVHFIRQKQCGAFNSQQLLYLEKYCPKMQLRFKDSTDHRNNCGIR is encoded by the coding sequence ATGGCTCGAGTGAACTGCTCAGCTCCTGTGAAAGTCACATGCAAGAACCTGAGATTTCTCATTTTGCACAATCCAACCAATGCGACCTTAAACAAATTTAGAGAGGAACTTAAGAAGTATGGATTTACCACAATATTAAGAGTGTGTGAAGCAACTTATGACACTACTCTTATAGAGAAAGAAGGCATCCATATTCTCGATTGGCCTTTTGATGATGGTGTACCACCATCCAGCCAGATTGTTGATGACTGGTTAAGTTTTGTAAAAATCAAGTTTCGTGAAGAACCTGGTTGTTGTAtggctgtttgttttgttgtaggCCTTGGGAGAACTCCAGTGCTTGTTGTCCTAGCATTAATTGAAGGTGAAATGAAATACGAAGATGCCGTACACTTCATAAGACAAAAGCAGTGTGGAGCTTTTAACAGCCAGCAACTTTTGTATTTGGAGAAGTATTGTCCTAAAATGCAGCTGCGCTTCAAAGACTCCACTGATCATAGAAATAACTGTGGCATTCGataa